The Polypterus senegalus isolate Bchr_013 chromosome 10, ASM1683550v1, whole genome shotgun sequence genomic interval AATCTAATCTGTGACTGTAGGAAAACACATCCCACAAGCACAAGTTGCATTCTGAGCATGGAGACATGGTTTGTAAGCACACGCAAGCAGAAAATGTAACTTGCACTAAGAACACTGGCAAAAGTCACATGACCACAGAGCTCTTGCTTAGTGTATCACACGCAGTCGAAATGAGACTCGTGTGTACAAAATGCACTCAAAATGTAACGCTTGGACTTAGAAAATGCATGGTGCGGACACGCAGGCTTCTTAGCAGTAATCCAGCTCCATAATGCGGATCCCATcacattctgcacacttcattgtgttgataatttaatttaatttttgctcattagtctacactcagtaacgcataatgacaaagtgaaaatgttttcagaaaggtttgaaaatgtctaaaacaaaaaagcaaaaactgaaatctcccattTTTATAAGAATTCACACCCTTTGTTGTGATACTTGTAATTCTGGTCAAGTGAATCCTGTtagctttaattctccttgagatgtttttagAACTAGATTGTGTGTGTGGTGTAATGCTGGCGTTACATGGAGACCTTGGAATACGCTTGTGTCGTTCAATAATGAACATGTTAAGCACAGATGTTTAGTACATTTATCATCTACTgagtagacttttttttttttttaatggttggcacagtggtgcagtagtagcactgctgctttgcaacAAGGAGATCGGGGTTTGCATCACGACTGCTCCCTgtgtatgctcaaaacatgctAAAGTATTGCTAAATAGTTACGGCTGGCACACCAGAAACACAAAACTAAAGCCTCATGAGGATTgagtttttgaactgaagacccgcCTCTCCTTCTCATTCATTGGTCTAGGATCCTGTCCTCAGTTCAAAAGGTCAGTCCCATGAGGCTTTAGCCTGGCACCGATTATGCCAGAAGCAGTTGTCAATATTTTAGCAGAAAAGCGTGAATCTTGTACATTTGGAGCATACAACTGGGTAACTGACATGAGGCTTATGCGACaagatttcattttctgtttttgcgTGGACATTTTCCACatcatttgctgttgtacagcattggCTACCATTGTGTTCTCTTACAGTGTATCATaaattgtttctttacattttctgtgaaaacatgatgttaacatttttcaCACCCACCATAACAAAATACATAggataagtaaaattaaaaaaatgtcatttttggctggagtattcctttaaagagtTAATCGGAAAATTGTAAGCAACGACAAAAATGtgtttccaaaaaatattttctttgactattttcatttaaaaattatatttttaaagactagttttgataaaaaaaagtatgaagctttaaaatattaatttaaatagtgaaaataaaaaatatttaaattgttaatcaatcaatcaacatttatttatatagcacatattcatacaaaaaaatgtagcttaaagtgctttacaaaatgaatagaaaaatcgaagacacaataaaaaataaacataagtcaacattaattaacatagaataagagtaaggtccgatggccagggtggacagaaaaaacaaaaaaactccaaaggctggagaaaaaaataaaatctgtaggggttccagaccacgagaccgcctgaccagtcccctctgggcaatctacctaacataaatcaaacagtcctctttgtatttagggttttcatggaaggacctgatgatgatggtcacgtagacttctggctttcagtccatcaatgttggaccatcaggatgctttgagtaggtggtggtggcgcaggtcgccaccacaaagaaaccgaaaaaagaaacagaagagagagttggggtcagtatggattttagagccaccatgagtagttattatgatgaattgaacatacagagtatcaggattaagttaaagtgaagttatgagaaggccatgttacagtaatgtgttttcagcagtgtgttaaactgctctactgtatcagcctggtgaattcctactggcaggctattccagattttaggtgcatagcagcagaaggccgcctgcccgcctcaccacttcttttaagtttagcttttagaattctaaggagacactcatttgatgatctaaggttacgatttggaatataacgtgtcagacattccgatatataagatggagcagattatttaaggctttataaaccataagcagtattttaaagtcaatcctgaatgacacaggtaaccagtgtagtgacatcaaaactggagaaatgtgtttggattttcttttcccagttaggattctagcagctgcattctgcactcgttgcaagtgatttatgtctttatgttaataaaatatgtagAATGAAAAtggttattaaataaaaatgttatacttttttgtttagattttctaaatacaaatcatcttatttaatgcatttttataaaaaaatctctttatagCAAAATATTTGGTTGTTACAGTTaatgaaaatttataaaaattgagAGCTTTTTCTAGTAttgcataaaacacattttaattaaacggttgactttttcatgtacttatttattcatatgactgtaatCACCTACTACTCTCTCCAGCTTGTCCTGTTACCCCAACGTTCCCAGTACCTTTCCACGCTATCTTCTCATATACCCGTCACTACAAACTCCTCTgtgtacactaccagtcaaaagtctgAAAACACCaagacattttcatgtttttgatagaaattgatacttttttaaatcaagatgtaattaaattgatttaaaaatgcagCCATTACTAGTGTTACTAATGGCCATAACTGCTGGAAATgacagatttttaatttattattcacataagaATGctttttcagcagccattccttcagtgtcctaatggtcaactcTCTTGGCTTACacttattaataatgttaaagagctaattggttattagagtaaCCTTTATAATTGCATATCCACCTCTCACACCtcttattctgttcacttgtatGGTAAGGTACTGGCACTCCTAACATTCAGTTTGGGGTTAAAAAATGGCCACAATGAAACAGCTACCTCAAGAAAACACGCCGGTCTATTGTTTGTTATTCCATGTGAGACAAACTGGCAAAAAATCTGAAGATTTCATATAAAGGTGCCTGTCACGGTCTTTGGAAACGTTGGCGAGCTGATCTCATAACCAGCATAGAAAAACAAGGGGAAGGACCCAGATGGACAACTGCATAAGATGATAAGGACATCAGCGTGTGTAGAATGAGAAGCAAAACCCTTAACCGCCCTTATTTGGCTTCTTTGTTAATTATACATGCCAAATAGATGTGTCAGCCATAATATGATTTTCCAGTCTTCTTTCATCCAATTTTTGTTTgctcattttaatcattttttttttcttgccaatTTAGATACGGCTTTTTCTTTCATAATCTCTTTGTAAGGACAGCAACCTGGTGTTGGACAACactggtatttggcttttatgacCGTTCCAATTTATTATATCaaagagtactagggtgttgtgccgtgttagccattctgaatgtagtgaaaagtgaagcggtcctccctgcgtggtgtttgcatgttctccccgtgtctgcatgggtttcctcctacactccaaatacatgcaggttaggtgcactggcgattctaaattgtcccaagtgtgtgcttggtgtgtgtgtgtgtgtcctgcggtgggctaacgccctgcccggggtttgtttcctgccttgcgtcctgtgttggccgggattggttccagcagacccccgtgaccctgtagttagcatatagcgggttggataatgatggATGAAAAGTGAAACAacctgacaccttttattggctaactaaaaagattacaatatgcaaactatcgaggcatctcaggccccttcttcagacaagataaTCTTTTCGTATCCAAACCTTCGAAATTAGTTCCTCTGCAATACGTTCCtaattttaatacattacatAAATAAAGAGACACACATTTTCGCTGTAACCATTGTCTCCCCCAGCGATGCATTTACTGTCATGAATAATAAAAGTTGAGAATTGCCTAAATAATTGATATGCAACGTCTAAAAAAATCTCAAAGACGTTTCTTGTCTTAAAAAAGAAAACGCGTTTTAAATTCAACGTGGAAGCAATATGATAATTCCAATTAAACTTACCGAAAAAgcgctcgtgttgtgaagtgtGGCATTTGATATTACGAAAACTCAGTACCAAGTGCGTCTGGGAAATGAAGTCTTTAATGAGTCTTGAGGCACGCTTTTTATGGGGGCGGGGGCGCGCATGCCTAATTAGAAATCTATTCGGCCTTTTTCGTGTCGGAAGCGGAAATTAAAGTGGCTTGTACCGCGCAATCTGAAACTCTTTATAAACAAACCCGCCTGCCGATTCCACGGGCAGGGTATTGGGATagttaaaagaatttaaaagcaGTAGATGGGAATACTTGGAGGACGAGTAAGACCAGGAAGTGGTAAAGACGTGATCGCTTCCGAACGACTACTGCTAAGATGAGGCGAGAAGCTGGGGCTCCTGTCGCCGAGGACGGGCTCGCTACGCAGGCGGTGGCTTCAGAATGGAAACACGAGGCGAATGAAGCAGCGTCATCGGGAACGAGCAATGACTGGATTTTAACCGACTGTGTGAGTTTAGCGGCCATCGAGGCAAGTCACACCCGGGATGAAACTGAAATGAATGACAGGAGCGAGACAGGTGGAGGTGAGGGTGAGGGTGAGTTAACACTTCTAATTCGAagtaatagtaatgataataatacgtTGTATTCATATAGCATTGACGGAATAGCCATGGTTTCTGCTGTAACGgtctatttttttaagtaaagttgTCCATAATCGGTGTGCAACCCGTAATAGTATTGGATTGCGAGTTTGAAACCTGAAATAGTGCCTGAAATTTCTTTTAGCTATTTTTGTtagtaaatgcatttttaatgtaataaaatgtagtaaTCAATTTAACCACttgtcattttgttgtttatgggGCTGGTGTGCAGCACCCACGACAGTACACTTCACCTTGCAGAGCTAATGGGATTTGTCAGTAAAATGAGCCAGGTTGGTCAAGACTGAGAGCAGTGCGTTCACTGTGGGCACCGCAGTTGGTGTGATTGTTTGGAGGCCCCCGGTGACTGCCTGGTCATTGTTTCCTAAGGATTCATTCTTACCCTCTCTGGCGTTAGGCCCGATGGTTACTCGGGTAACGGTATAGGCGTGTCTTACTTAAGCGTTAGGCCCGAGCGTTACCTTGGCAACTGAATAGAGGCATCTCACGTTAGACTCAGGCCGTTAAAGTGGTTACCCTGGCAACGGTGTGAGCGAGTCTAAGTAATAACATAATGGCGTCTGGTAAGAAACGTTGTGCAGTCGACCAGGTGTTGCACGCTCTTCAGCGTGTTAGGAGCAGTGATGTGGAGGAGCCTTTCATCATCAccgatgacaaagtgaatctgtcttaaggcagtgaaattgaaacggaCAGTGAAAGCGATTCTAATGAATCCGAAAATGACACTTAATCGCGTTTGGGTTTCTGTTCACCCAGCTTCAAACAAATCAGCACCACCTCGTTTTTGATTTTGTGGagcagccaggaataaaagtgaacgTTGTCAGCCATGATCCACTTACTTAAGTTAActtatttcttgatgatgacgTGATGGAAAGAATTTTTGAGACAAGTCGTTCTGCTGAACCATGTGGCGTAAATACACCTAAGCAGTTTTCAAATCAAACAAATGGGAACTGGTAGCTGTTGATGATATCTGGTATTAACATAGTCATTATagtagtactagcaaaatacccgcgcttcgcagcagagaagtagtgtgttaaagaagcaatgaaaaagaaaaggaaacattttgaaaataacgtaacatgattgtcaatgtaattgttttgtcactgttgtgagtgatgagtgttgctgtcatatatatacacacacacacatataaacatatatacacatatatatatatatatatatatatatatatatatatatatatatatatatatatatatatatatatatatatatatatatagtatacacacacacacacacacacacacatatatatatatatatatatatactatatatatatatatatatatatatacattgtgaaccttgccccggacacagacaggcagacatgttaatatcacccacaaacacacgtttattttccatttcttctttACAATTCAGCTCActaatccccaatacccctcagtccaggccactccaatgccttctctttcttcttttcctctctatctctcttttcttcttactgCCTCCTCCCTTCTCGCAGACGCACCCCAGTgaggcagaagtgccggctgcgcaccctgaagccgtccgggtgtcccctgtcattttccccccagcacttcctggtgtggcagaagtgctgggctcccgggatattcaggcaccggggcgccacctggcagtggccacaggtccctacagggctgggcttccaagccctttacccgaggccccctacataaccaggacgggcgccccctcacggtctggaggaggcacaagcccttcttcggtcctcctgggcgtcccgactgggctccagccccggctgggTCCCACACGGGATATTACGCCACCGGGGCggcgcctggtggtggccacgggtccctacagggctgggcttccaagccctgtacccgagacccccaacataaccaggatggacgccccctcgcggtctggaggaggcacaagccctcctccggtcctcctgggcgtcccggccggtgaccacaacatacatatatacacatacatccacatatctatctatctatatatatatatatatatatatatatatatatatatatatatataatatacactctttggggtgcgagcagctgttgctgggggtgccagaatccatgaaggaagaaaaatgaaaaacattatttgtacaaaatgttaatttatttatccattcctaaataattcaatgggcaggctatttcgtatcagtgcaatacgctgtttgttaaaacggatgactcccgctcttacgtgcaagtctgcgtggatattatgaactatcgtttctgttcaagttctatttaaattttagagGCATGCGGTTTGTcaatttgagcgtagcagtgtaattcggtttttgttcagcactctttggaactgttgctttttgtctgagcactgcatcagttcacgtgagccgctgaatatggttgtatatgtcactcgcttgcttctaattgtttcgctgccttcttaattatataatgcatgttttcttcagcgctttttgtagctcttcctggttttctacgtaatgcgtgattatgtgagaggcgtgatgatgtcacacgaaactccgcccccacggctttcgagctcaactccattacattaaatggagaaaaatagcttctagttatgaccgttatgcgtagagtttcaaaatgaaacctgcccaacttttgtaaggaagctgtaaggaatgagcctgccaaatttcagccttctacctacacgggaagttggagaattagtgatgagtcagtcagtgagggctttgccttttattagtatagattagtaataaataaatttggcttaaaaaattgtttttttattgagaaaaatgtaaCACTAGGGACTGtgattttatttcaataaacttCACTGCCCACAAGAAAAGTGGCCCCCAGGTTGctgcaacctttttttttatattttttaatttccagaacatatctATATTCAGTCAGTCAGACTGACTAATGATGATCTATATTCAGGACTACTCCTTGCTTGTCTATTTTCTTTAGCATTCCATCTGCTTATTCTTTCTCAGTCTTTGTCACGTAAATCGCCTTCTGCTTCACACTCGGCAGATATCGCTGCCCTTCTTTGTGTTTCTTCCTTTTATTGTGTGACTCTTCACATAATCTTACTGGACGCTCAGCTCAGCACGTGCCATTgccgttcttttttttttctgccgcGGCTCTTGGTCTGTCAAGCACTTTACTATACTAAATGCATGAACACCGGTCACTCTTCCAAGTGTTacctatttttttatattcttctatataatttgatactgaccgtatgtatggtgttcacgtcaatacctcgactcaatacaagttagaaccatgcaatgggactctgcctctgtagttggaacataaacgtggcaaacgtggacgcagtattgcatgattggctaagaatgttcgaatgcttcagtgacgccgctggactgccgagtatagtaagtcggtgttggttcgagcagataacagtaagatTGGTTGgttttttggaacgttggtttgataggggtgtactttccaggactaacatcgtcgactgacttaaaccctttgacagctctCTTTCCGTAattaatttagaacgtatcgccattggTTTGGTaagtcgaaatctatctttgggcatttcggttttggcatccatccttctgacatctattagcaatctgagtaatgacggctggatattaacaacggtcattgtttaaattttagccgatctcagatctaaaatgaccacgccaacataattattactccgtctctgattagagtcgtaaaatatggtttgttttgaaaatttgtttgccggaaaaaatcaaatgagttgcgccgaagagctgagtttaCATCTTGCAGCCCCGtataaacaggaagctcttcattacatcggccgaaaaggtctattttaagcacaaatcagtgccatgataacaaaatcatttcaaggacttaaaaaaacaaataattatttgcagagaaattatggatttcacaaaatgtagaatttgtagcccgattcgatcgggatCCCAATCGctactatatatattgtcgcagatgGCTGTGGGGGTGACCCGGCgcggacgccttggaggaccagaggagggcttaagCCTCCCTCAGAACATGTctgggcgaccaccctggtgcctttggtggccatgggtacagggctttgaagttcaaccctgtaggggcccatggtcaccaccagggggcgccccaatgccttggggaccctggacctccgtacttccgccacacccagaagtgctggggggaaaacgagcagggacacccggagtgcttccggggatgtagcggcacttccgccacactggggcgtgtcggtgggagattgccggagcacacctggagcacatccaggtgtggataaaagggtcctcctcccttcattcagggctgaagtcgggtggaagatggaCGAAGCTGGAAggtgaggagtggaggtgaccTGAAGAGACAAGGCAAGagtgtgaggccaggactttggggttgtgtggcattTAACCTGTAAAaagtactttgtaaataaacgtgtggtggtgatttacaacatgtctgcctgactgtgtccggggcttagtccactAAAATATATGTCTCGGGTCATACGCTTTTTGATTAAGGTCCTAGCCCCGGTAATTCACGAGTAATCACGTGGCTGATAGCATTCACcttataattttatatacagttttgCACCTTTTAACtaccatacagtatgtatacattttGTTAAGCCGCGAGACTTGCACTGTGCTTGTTCTGGCACTTCAGTGCCCACTTGAATGACCGCCGTGGTGATCACAATTTTAATGATGCTTTGGAGAGAGAAATGATACCCGGTCCATTCCTTCATGACGCTCATGCGTGTGCTCTTCTTAGTCTTGTGTAGGGCGTTTGCCAGGTGCCAGTTTCTCTAGAGTGAGAGAACAGTAATGGTGCATTTTGAGGCATCCTTATGTGGAAAGTGAATAAATACACTGCACTTCTCTGTGATGACGTGAATGAATGTCATAGCTGAGAAATCAGTTTGGTTTGCCCTACAGattacctggaaaaaaaaaaacaaggaaaatgcaGAATTATTAATAAGACTTTAGTGAGCAATTTTAATTTTGGCATTTTGTGATCGTGAAATTGTATATGGAAGTCCTCAGTGTGATTTGtctatactgtggtgtgctgggttagCAGCATTTGTTCTAAAGAGGACCGCTGAATTAACAAGCTGATCAACAAGGCGATTCAGTTATGTGGTGCTCTCTGGACCTGCTGGTGGTAGAGAGAATGAAGGCAAAACCGATGGCTGTTATGAACAAAGCTAcgcatcttctctctgacacacctgCATTAAGGAACCTTAGCGAATTAATTACTCCGCTGAAGTGTGTCCAGAAACACCACATCATCTTCATCCTCCTCCCAGCAGCCCCAGGTGTGAACAGCAGAAGCAGCCTAGTGGTACAGAGACCCAGAAGCTGCTAGGAGTTGAAGCCCTTTTAGACAGCATGGCTACCCTGTATTTACagcatacattttgtttattttcattgtaagGTTGTACTTCAGATGGAAAGTTAATTGAAAAAAGACTTTTACCAACCTTCTCGTTTTGCTGTTTCTTCACACAGGTCTTCCTGAAGTTTCTATCCATTGTGCACAAGGATCCTGTCCCTTCAGCCTTGACCTGTTGAAAACGGAGGCTGCGACTGTCCATAGAACTGAAGATGGCGTTGTTTTGAAATGTGAAGAGGACGCTACTGAGAATATTTCTTGTGATATTAAGCAAGAAGATAGTAAGTCTGAATTAATTTTAGACGGTGATATGGGAAAGGAATCCATCAACACCAAGGTGAAAGCGTTCATCAGCGTTAAAGAGGAGACCTCTGAAGTTGAAGTTTCCCCtcctattaaaaaacaaaggctGACTGTAGACTTCATAGATGAAGATAAAGCcaccattttaaaaagtaaagaactGTGTGGGTTTGGAAGTGAATatgcagaggaggaggaggagtcaaAAGATTTTTTGCCGATGCACAGTGTGCCAGCGCAGCAGTCACTTGTGGCTAATGGTGAGCTTCATGTTTCTGATGAAAATTCGGAGCAgctcaataaattaaacaattgtaAATCGTACCAGGAATCCGACTCCACAGGAAACCTGTCCCCAAGTGCAGATTTCATAGAGGAGGTTAGGTCCGCTTCATTCATTAGAGAGCAGCAGGGAGTTCACGCAGAAGAAACGCCCAACATCTCCACTGCCGATGGGAAGATTTTCAGTAATTCAGAGTGGTTGTCCTGTAGTTCAGAGCTTGGACAACACCGACAAATACATAAGGGTGAAAAAACAAACTGTTGTACTAAATATCGAAGGCGTTTAATCCGTGGCTCAGGCCTGAGGTGGCACAGGTCTGTTCACCTATCAGTAAAGCCTCACCAGTGTAACCAGTGTGTGAAAACTTTCAAATGGAATTGCAAGCATAGATGGCGTTGTAGCAACTGCAGCGGAGGAAGACCATACCAGTGTAGAGAATGTGAGCGGACTGTTAGCCGGGCTGAACTCCTTAAAATGCACCAAATAACTCCTACAGGAGGAACGCTGTACAAATGTACTAAATGTGGAAAGAGTTACAGGAGGAGGGCGTGTCTTAAACTACACCTGAGAAGGCATACGGGACAAAAACCATATAAATGTACTGCATGTGGAAAGAATTTCCGCCAGACAAGGCACCTTAAAGTCTTTGGCGTTAATTCCAACTCTGACTTGGGCTCAGAATTGATGAATCAGTCATCAGACATCGACATGGACAGTGACAGTGAAAGCGACTCCTGTTCAGTCGATTCCGACCCGCCAAGTTTCAGCGATGCTCGTGTTTGGTGTCGGCTTGATGCTACTGTTGACCATCCTGCACCTTCCCGTTTCCCATTTACGGGCAACCCTGGCCTGAAGGTGTCTGTTGGTCACGATTATCTGGACTATTTACGACTGTTTATTGACGATCGTCTGATGGAACAAATAGTTAATGAAACGAACCGCTATGCCGACCAGTGTCAGAAAAGTCACGGTAAACCATTTGCTCGTCCCAATCGCTGGTATCCTGTCACTGCAGATGACATGTGGGTGTTTTTCGGTCTCCTGATACTGCAGGGTATTTTGGGTAAACCAGTACAGAGATGGTACTGGTCCACAAACCGGTTGTTGCAGACACCCATTTTCAGTGAAGTTATGAGCGAGTGTCGTTTTTCACTTATTATGAAATACCTGCACTTCACTAATAACGAGGACTATGATGAAGCCAATCACCCAGCACCCAGACTGTTTAAACTGTGGGAAATTTATCAGGCAATCGTCAAAAATATGCAAAAGGTGTATGTTCCTGAGCGGGACGTAAGCATTCATGAAAGTCTGATGGATTTCAAGGGAAGGCTGTCGTGGATACAGTACATCTCCTCCAAGCGAGCAAGATTTGGGATCAAGTTCTACATGCTGTGTGAAGCAAGTTCTGGATACATCTGGAACTCGATCCTTCACACAGGTAAAGGGACCCGGTGGGAGGACAAGTACAGTCAGTACAATGTTGCTACATCATCTGTGCTCTCACTGGCAGACCCTTTGCTTGACCAAGGTTACTGCATAACAATGGACAGTTTCTGTACCTCACCTGCACTGCTTGAAattttaattcaaagaaaaacggATGCATACGGCAGTGTACGACCGAATCGccgtgatatgcctggtgacttcAGTCTCGTGGAGCTGCAGCGTGGTACAGTAGCTgcatggcaaaaaggcaaaatgattgccaTCAAGTGGAATGACAGGAAAGACATCTGCCTCCTAAGCACAGTTCACAATGGCGACACTGTCCATGTTCGTGTCAGGGGAAATGAGGGAGTCGCTAAGCCGTGTGCCGTGGtcgcctacaataacacaatgggcgGTTTCGACCGTGTGGATCGGGCACTGATGTTCTACCCTGTCATGTACAAgagacagaaaaaatattacaagaaaatcTTTCGACATCTGCTCGAACAGTGCCTATGGAACGCATTTGTCCTATACAAAAAGACCACCGACAAAGCCCTAAGTCATGCGGACTTCACGTGGAAGGTGGTGGAAAGCATTCTGAAGAAGCACCA includes:
- the LOC120536519 gene encoding piggyBac transposable element-derived protein 4-like isoform X1, translating into MRREAGAPVAEDGLATQAVASEWKHEANEAASSGTSNDWILTDCVSLAAIEASHTRDETEMNDRSETGGGEGEGLPEVSIHCAQGSCPFSLDLLKTEAATVHRTEDGVVLKCEEDATENISCDIKQEDSKSELILDGDMGKESINTKVKAFISVKEETSEVEVSPPIKKQRLTVDFIDEDKATILKSKELCGFGSEYAEEEEESKDFLPMHSVPAQQSLVANGELHVSDENSEQLNKLNNCKSYQESDSTGNLSPSADFIEEVRSASFIREQQGVHAEETPNISTADGKIFSNSEWLSCSSELGQHRQIHKGEKTNCCTKYRRRLIRGSGLRWHRSVHLSVKPHQCNQCVKTFKWNCKHRWRCSNCSGGRPYQCRECERTVSRAELLKMHQITPTGGTLYKCTKCGKSYRRRACLKLHLRRHTGQKPYKCTACGKNFRQTRHLKVFGVNSNSDLGSELMNQSSDIDMDSDSESDSCSVDSDPPSFSDARVWCRLDATVDHPAPSRFPFTGNPGLKVSVGHDYLDYLRLFIDDRLMEQIVNETNRYADQCQKSHGKPFARPNRWYPVTADDMWVFFGLLILQGILGKPVQRWYWSTNRLLQTPIFSEVMSECRFSLIMKYLHFTNNEDYDEANHPAPRLFKLWEIYQAIVKNMQKVYVPERDVSIHESLMDFKGRLSWIQYISSKRARFGIKFYMLCEASSGYIWNSILHTGKGTRWEDKYSQYNVATSSVLSLADPLLDQGYCITMDSFCTSPALLEILIQRKTDAYGSVRPNRRDMPGDFSLVELQRGTVAAWQKGKMIAIKWNDRKDICLLSTVHNGDTVHVRVRGNEGVAKPCAVVAYNNTMGGFDRVDRALMFYPVMYKRQKKYYKKIFRHLLEQCLWNAFVLYKKTTDKALSHADFTWKVVESILKKHQPSTSSGMVGRRRTTCVNPERLIGRHFIDHCPPTAKKKNPTRMCVICCSKRDETGKKVRKETRFYCPDCNVGLCVGKCFKTYHTKDVY
- the LOC120536519 gene encoding piggyBac transposable element-derived protein 4-like isoform X2, which gives rise to MRREAGAPVAEDGLATQAVASEWKHEANEAASSGTSNDWILTDCVSLAAIEASHTRDETEMNDRSETGGGEGLPEVSIHCAQGSCPFSLDLLKTEAATVHRTEDGVVLKCEEDATENISCDIKQEDSKSELILDGDMGKESINTKVKAFISVKEETSEVEVSPPIKKQRLTVDFIDEDKATILKSKELCGFGSEYAEEEEESKDFLPMHSVPAQQSLVANGELHVSDENSEQLNKLNNCKSYQESDSTGNLSPSADFIEEVRSASFIREQQGVHAEETPNISTADGKIFSNSEWLSCSSELGQHRQIHKGEKTNCCTKYRRRLIRGSGLRWHRSVHLSVKPHQCNQCVKTFKWNCKHRWRCSNCSGGRPYQCRECERTVSRAELLKMHQITPTGGTLYKCTKCGKSYRRRACLKLHLRRHTGQKPYKCTACGKNFRQTRHLKVFGVNSNSDLGSELMNQSSDIDMDSDSESDSCSVDSDPPSFSDARVWCRLDATVDHPAPSRFPFTGNPGLKVSVGHDYLDYLRLFIDDRLMEQIVNETNRYADQCQKSHGKPFARPNRWYPVTADDMWVFFGLLILQGILGKPVQRWYWSTNRLLQTPIFSEVMSECRFSLIMKYLHFTNNEDYDEANHPAPRLFKLWEIYQAIVKNMQKVYVPERDVSIHESLMDFKGRLSWIQYISSKRARFGIKFYMLCEASSGYIWNSILHTGKGTRWEDKYSQYNVATSSVLSLADPLLDQGYCITMDSFCTSPALLEILIQRKTDAYGSVRPNRRDMPGDFSLVELQRGTVAAWQKGKMIAIKWNDRKDICLLSTVHNGDTVHVRVRGNEGVAKPCAVVAYNNTMGGFDRVDRALMFYPVMYKRQKKYYKKIFRHLLEQCLWNAFVLYKKTTDKALSHADFTWKVVESILKKHQPSTSSGMVGRRRTTCVNPERLIGRHFIDHCPPTAKKKNPTRMCVICCSKRDETGKKVRKETRFYCPDCNVGLCVGKCFKTYHTKDVY